A DNA window from Lachancea thermotolerans CBS 6340 chromosome G complete sequence contains the following coding sequences:
- the VAC7 gene encoding Vac7p (weakly similar to uniprot|P53950 Saccharomyces cerevisiae YNL054W VAC7 Integral vacuolar membrane protein may function to regulate Fab1p kinase activity) yields MSTEDDKRMIVETETVQTPAQNLLPVQSEDKAEDEATSIITQGDGPANLIDHNPLSIHNGSGAIRNKKSSLLIDSFLGKEATPSSTGLASTQGTAKPAVQSTSHSKPSHKELLEESQPRLGVPEDHKPEALSPRASGPIEHAEDGTARRARDPPNKADFFAARLASAVGENEISDSEETFVYESTANSTNNAAPGESRAYGIPAKMSAPLLNHNTPNASTSKLLNRAKATRHTSIAAIPPAQPSEQSDDLHSLRYVNRANPQEIRSVRSYTTMPRSPGKRLSLISLAQNGGASAPRKTSRLASSNSNANARRKVSQKRQLRTTASKIFDAHGASLRRYSGVPDDVNLEDYIEQTGGELTPKKFAYHSDSEFEDEPVSYTQNADNEEEDNHSMFYYSHPKNDLEARHVLSDYDEAEEGGHPVQGQHLGYQPELDYYADNYYLQPTEATALKKKPSHYNGYSPHNFYTTKTNWARFRNFVYFAFVVSFLLTLGFISGFLLATNKELHDLQLSKITSVLVSADELVFDVIATAFNPGFFTVEIQKVELDIFAKTSHLDPDGGALGTPYETILLGTVENLENSLQFQGGFFRRNYDHSKSSVKLIHPGSVDEEGRDDARPHKENIEDGIAKWRQLIHYEFDLIVRGNMYYKMPFFNSEKSVGVQCVTLVNPYKGGNGNELLGNEA; encoded by the coding sequence ATGAGCACCGAAGATGACAAGCGCATGATAGTCGAAACGGAGACGGTGCAAACGCCTGCGCAGAACCTCCTGCCGGTGCAGTCCGAGGATAAAGCCGAAGACGAGGCCACGAGCATCATAACGCAGGGAGACGGGCCTGCAAACCTGATCGACCACAATCCGCTGTCCATCCACAACGGCAGCGGCGCGATCCGCAACAAGAAGTCGAGCCTGCTGATAGACTCGTTTCTGGGCAAAGAGGCGACGCCGTCGAGCACGGGGCTCGCAAGCACACAAGGAACGGCCAAACCGGCCGTGCAGAGCACGTCGCATTCGAAGCCCTCTCACaaagagctgctggaagagTCGCAGCCTCGTCTTGGCGTTCCAGAGGATCACAAGCCGGAGGCGCTTAGTCCTCGCGCGTCAGGCCCCATAGAGCATGCAGAGGACGGCACGGCGCGCAGAGCGCGCGATCCCCCCAATAAGGCGGACTTTTTCGCCGCAAGACTGGCCTCTGCTGTTGGTGAAAATGAAATAAGCGACTCGGAAGAGACCTTTGTGTACGAGTCCACTGCCAACTCGACGAACAATGCAGCGCCTGGCGAGTCGCGTGCCTACGGCATCCCCGCAAAAATGAGCGCGCCCCTGCTGAATCACAACACCCCAAACGCATCGACTTCGAAACTTCTCAACCGCGCGAAAGCCACCCGCCACACCAGCATTGCCGCCATACCGCCCGCGCAGCCCTCGGAGCAATCTGACGATCTGCATAGCTTGCGCTACGTCAACCGCGCCAATCCGCAGGAGATTCGCTCCGTAAGGTCATACACTACCATGCCACGCTCCCCAGGCAAAAGGCTCTCGTTAATATCTTTGGCCCAGAACGGCGGGGCCTCGGCGCCGCGCAAGACGTCTCGGCTGGCGTCCAGTAACTCTAACGCCAATGCCCGTCGCAAGGTTTCGCAAAAAAGGCAGCTAAGAACAACGGCATCCAAGATATTTGACGCACACGGCGCCTCACTGCGGCGGTATTCAGGTGTCCCAGATGATGTGAACCTTGAAGACTACATTGAACAGACGGGAGGCGAGTTAACGCCCAAAAAGTTTGCCTATCATTCCGATTCCGAGTTCGAAGACGAGCCAGTGAGCTACACTCAGAACGCagacaacgaagaagaagataaTCATTCGATGTTTTATTACTCGCATCCCAAAAATGATTTAGAGGCGCGTCACGTACTCTCCGACTATGATGAGGCAGAAGAAGGAGGTCATCCCGTGCAAGGTCAGCATTTAGGATACCAGCCGGAGCTTGACTATTACGCTGACAACTATTATTTACAGCCCACAGAGGCAACCGCcctcaaaaaaaaaccatcGCATTACAACGGCTATTCTCCGCACAACTTTTATACCACGAAAACAAACTGGGCACGGTTTCGAAATTTTGTCTATTTCGCCTTTGTGGTGTCATTTCTGCTAACTCTAGGCTTCATTTCAGGTTTCCTACTCGCAACAAACAAGGAGCTGCACGATCTGCAACTTTCGAAAATCACGTCTGTGTTGGTTAGCGCCGACGAGTTGGTCTTTGACGTTATTGCGACAGCTTTCAATCCAGGGTTCTTTACAGTTGAAATTCAAAAGGTGGAATTGGATATATTCGCAAAAACATCACACCTAGACCCAGATGGTGGCGCCTTAGGGACCCCCTATGAGACTATTTTACTAGGCACCGTCGAAAACTTGGAGAACTCTTTGCAATTTCAGGGCGGCTTTTTCCGGAGAAACTATGACCATTCCAAGTCAAGCGTTAAATTGATTCATCCGGGAAGCGTTGACGAAGAAGGTCGTGATGACGCTCGGCCCCATAAAGAAAACATAGAGGACGGAATCGCCAAATGGCGGCAGCTAATTCATTACGAGTTTGACCTTATTGTGCGAGGCAACATGTATTATAAAATGccttttttcaacagcgaAAAAAGTGTGGGCGTACAATGCGTCACTTTGGTAAACCCATACAAGGGCGGCAACGGGAACGAGCTATTAGGGAATGAAGCATGA
- the SDP1 gene encoding mitogen-activated protein kinase tyrosine protein phosphatase SDP1 (similar to uniprot|P38590 Saccharomyces cerevisiae YNL053W MSG5 Dual-specificity protein phosphatase required for maintenance of a low level of signaling through the cell integrity pathway regulates and is regulated by Slt2p also required for adaptive response to pheromone), with the protein MLRTTGSAAEGSKESPDGSTGPRSPRHVRNRNTKNLSLSISKSPTQRISAMEEHFGVTPQDTLQGPVQIPKPTPNQREAQIFTLSGVMNSSATSPVSATGSQGAKNRLKRGMSLPLSLKTANVRSAAAHSFSHQSPGAERTSSSIEAQSLLLGSQPDPPQPITSWVYHKSSSLSSSPLDEENGPYTYTEVYKENAYPAGPLLVFGSYIYLYSEPTVEDMSKFDVVINVAKEVQDCRAQLQPSESLEYHHAEWTHTTKICTDLPRLTQIIHQAVIAKKRVLVHCQCGVSRSASLIVAYIMRYQNLALNDAYNRLKSVAKDISPNMSLIFQLMEWNEALNAQRQRTAQEDLKVARNKASSLDLDKSNSDPVEIANMISQQNALDLSSPNCSSVSTENTPCTPSEFLNCDQLTSTATSSSKLFGTARPLVPGPPPHLSNFNSFAQSPVEIGDKGRSGWD; encoded by the coding sequence ATGCTGAGAACCACTGGCAGTGCGGCCGAAGGCAGCAAAGAGTCGCCAGACGGAAGCACAGGTCCTAGGTCGCCGCGCCACGTTAGAAACAGGAACACTAAGAACCTTTCGCTGAGCATAAGCAAATCTCCTACGCAGCGCATTTCGGCCATGGAAGAGCACTTCGGAGTCACCCCGCAGGACACATTGCAAGGTCCCGTACAGATACCGAAGCCTACACCAAATCAGAGGGAAGCACAGATATTCACGCTCTCCGGTGTAATGAACTCTTCTGCAACATCTCCAGTGTCAGCCACGGGCTCACAGGGCGCCAAAAACCGGCTCAAGAGGGGCATGTCTTTGCCGttatctttgaaaacagcaaaCGTTCGTAGCGCAGCGGCACACAGCTTCTCGCACCAAAGCCCAGGTGCAGAGCGCACCTCCTCTAGCATAGAGGCCCAAAGCTTGCTATTGGGATCTCAGCCCGACCCCCCGCAGCCGATAACCTCCTGGGTTTATCAcaagagctcatctctaTCGTCCTCACCattggatgaagaaaatgggCCCTACACGTATACAGAGGTTTACAAGGAGAACGCCTACCCGGCGGGTCCACTGTTGGTGTTTGGTTCATACATCTACTTGTATTCTGAACCGACAGTTGAGGACATGTCAAAATTTGATGTGGTTATCAATGTTGCCAAAGAAGTACAGGACTGCAGGGCACAACTTCAACCATCTGAAAGCTTAGAATACCACCACGCTGAATGGACTCACACCACCAAGATATGTACGGATCTGCCGAGACTTACGCAAATCATTCATCAAGCAGTTATTGCTAAGAAGAGAGTGCTGGTACATTGCCAATGCGGGGTGTCGCGGTCTGCTTCTTTGATCGTTGCATATATTATGCGCTACCAAAACCTGGCTCTCAACGACGCTTACAACAGGCTTAAATCAGTAGCCAAGGACATAAGCCCGAATATGAGCCTTATTTTCCAACTAATGGAATGGAACGAGGCGCTCAATGCCCAGCGACAACGCACTGCCCAGGAGGATCTGAAGGTTGCTCGCAATAAGGCTTCCTCGCTAGACCTGGATAAGAGCAACAGCGATCCCGTTGAAATTGCGAATATGATATCACAACAGAATGCACTGGATCTTTCCAGCCCTAATTGCTCCAGCGTTTCTACCGAAAACACTCCGTGCACGCCTAGTGAGTTTCTGAATTGTGACCAGTTAACGTCTACGGCTACCAGCTCAAGTAAACTCTTCGGCACTGCTAGGCCTCTGGTGCCCGGCCCCCCTCCGCACCTATCAAATTTTAACTCATTCGCCCAATCTCCGGTAGAAATAGGTGATAAAGGTCGCTCTGGTTGGGATTAA
- the NUP159 gene encoding FG-nucleoporin NUP159 (weakly similar to uniprot|P40477 Saccharomyces cerevisiae YIL115C NUP159 Subunit of the nuclear pore complex that is found exclusively on the cytoplasmic side forms a subcomplex with Nup82p and Nsp1p required for mRNA export) gives MRRCLPTRVCPVYIQPLFILCLCACTPPRALRLIFFFNSHNKVIASHHQYKKENLRPDLCTLMSVLGDELPTATSEDFGFKPLGKIDILPSYEEQLPFSKLQNLAISNISKLYAAATNQKVVVGTLHNLRSQLPDAAGTDADASEEPRQLQFLSEKDLECVVYVGFNSAGTAALCITKDFGLFRFDVSQKEWSSLNISLPTSQELTVTSVKPLSPDLQILLVQASNQLYQVEISGASSVIANDITDFDVGHNQYVLMHGDGTIEIHKDFQEQSPKTLTPPDDVLEQISEECVPLAIEVLSELRYLVVFGNPVTESDEDVMYDHRMFLVTLTGNNEAKFQESFDIAPAFGSVLRTPNYYRISLNQLMPSLPHLYVISSAASSELTLLDDNAVIQPNQDSDRAVLPINQDTDNDTNPVGMAVDLTSELQVAEPCQGVNVSNNLPIVFVLNSEGELLVFALFNSSGIKKNEFTAEGAFNALQSEWKASEEMLSIKLKTSTDKETGSSETSGGSRPPTDSSTGTSIEISGSDDSSITAQPSSPSIKSSSPQPFEGQQKSSPFTGQLASEQSSFGKPSFGQPSFGQSSSGQSSFGQSSYGQTSFGKSSLGQSSFGQPSFGQSSFGQSASEKSTFGQPSFGQTAFGKPSLEQPVAGQQAFGKPSFGQPAFGQSVFGKSSVDSSATKPAQSLESKTPALGSDREAVSGAKDTSSQLTQTKPLFGNTTFGQSTPTKPLTDSSMSTAGAGSFGKPAFGKPAFGSGFQFGTSNPQINSDGSKDTASSQPAFKAPAFGAPAFGTPAFGQTSIGSHESKPQVTGTENSTGSGFGAFSAFAKTDSPFSKLSSGPSPFINKPVADKPESNESEGKETLKSKPDESSSIGSEHGFGIPSKSLFSKTAISNSSSVNSSASKSDSKDNASSLFSNFNDKIAEHKQSQSPFSQFQNQPVPSATNNEESTNDDESHQAEDSDSNSDKETSTGDDASSTESSEDAQSQPEHDEQLKLTKEGDSGNSDQFSKEQHSLEPGSNKTDFSSLTERIKKVANIDGNSFSDAFSKSMTVKEPEASQTGASAFSKFSKGLQKSPKPAFSFANIGKQQSLNTDSKLTNSSNNLGRSTLGERDTEKDSKVNRKESQDSKKSEHQSAAKEEGSEATTTFNKSEGSFDQKGANEAVLREGKTLSGKETDELGESDTWKPSAAVSQKETTDEYCSSEVDSKEASKEVSEESPVNLPDTEYPGKRTETSTEGESFDDLDDLKEELEHIKTNTDKIKMPTSSEHATEPAHTNPRFALGNSSTETFDAKTQTFRQVHDAEVGTEKNAVDHADVQAFENDEKYLAQQYAPKKIGTFFIGAKLLQKPSLSKNETMKRIEATFNVVSSELEVLEGNLKNIGEFINDQSKNPFSRTAETLFLNYTWRLEEASVLNSFVKELFEEGGPTFAEVSSLMCDAENLRDKDLVSLKSNQFSTREYFCQLKTLCEQNETFKRGLTFRQTQFQRKLRSKISSVQNLIHNMGGTLRVLQAQASTGDVKETPLVSRLIESSSRRGDLLEAIQALRSEVAELKIRDRSLIKFSDADSATRTAPISELKLKLDTKQQIGQVLMNRLQNT, from the coding sequence ATGAGGAGATGCCTCCCCACCAGGGTTTGTCCTGTATATATTCAACCGTTATTCATCCTCTGTCTGTGCGCGTGTACCCCTCCTCGCGCTCTACGGCtgatctttttctttaacTCCCACAACAAAGTAATTGCATCTCATCACCAATACAAAAAGGAAAATCTAAGGCCGGATCTTTGCACTCTAATGTCAGTCTTAGGGGACGAGCTGCCTACCGCCACGTCCGAAGACTTTGGCTTTAAACCGCTTGGTAAGATTGATATCCTTCCAAGTTACGAGGAGCAACTACCTTTCtccaaacttcaaaatttaGCGATATCGAACATCTCTAAGCTATATGCGGCAGCAACAAACCAAAAGGTCGTCGTCGGCACCCTCCATAACCTCAGAAGTCAGCTTCCTGATGCAGCGGGGACTGATGCCGACGCTTCAGAAGAGCCCAGACAGTTGCAGTTCCTAAGTGAAAAAGATCTTGAATGCGTGGTATACGTCGGATTCAACTCAGCAGGAACTGCTGCTCTTTGCATTACTAAGGACTTTGGGCTGTTTCGATTTGATGTATCTCAAAAGGAGTGGAGCTCTCTCAATATCTCGCTACCCACATCTCAGGAATTGACTGTGACATCAGTGAAACCTCTTTCGCCAGACTTGCAAATCCTCCTAGTGCAAGCTTCAAACCAGCTTTATCAAGTTGAAATTTCTGGTGCAAGCTCGGTTATTGCTAACGACATAACTGATTTCGATGTCGGCCATAACCAGTATGTGCTCATGCATGGAGATGGCACTATAGAAATTCACAAGGATTTCCAAGAACAATCACCAAAAACTCTCACACCTCCAGACGACGTATTGGAACAGATTTCTGAAGAGTGTGTACCCCTCGCAATCGAGGTATTGTCAGAACTACGCTATTTGGTTGTATTTGGCAATCCTGTAACAGAAAGTGACGAGGATGTAATGTATGATCACAGGATGTTTCTAGTCACTTTGACTGGAAATAACGAAGCGAAATTTCAAGAGAGTTTTGACATTGCTCCTGCATTTGGAAGCGTCCTCAGGACTCCAAACTATTATCGAATCTCTCTTAACCAACTGATGCCCTCTCTCCCCCACTTATACGTCATCTCTTCGGCTGCCTCTTCTGAGCTTACTCTGCTTGATGACAATGCGGTTATACAGCCTAATCAAGATAGCGATCGGGCCGTTCTGCCTATAAACCAAGACACCGATAACGATACTAACCCAGTTGGGATGGCAGTTGACCTAACCTCCGAGCTACAAGTTGCAGAACCCTGTCAAGGTGTCAATGTCAGCAATAATCTGCCCAtagtttttgttttgaataGCGAAGGTGAATTATTGGTTTTCGCCTTGTTCAATTCTTCAGGCATTAAGAAAAACGAGTTTACAGCCGAGGGCGCTTTTAATGCATTACAAAGTGAATGGAAGGCCTCCGAAGAAATGCTAAGTATAAAACTAAAAACCTCGACAGACAAAGAAACTGGGTCGTCGGAAACCTCAGGCGGTTCGCGTCCTCCCACTGACAGTTCAACAGGTACTAGCATAGAAATATCTGGCTCAGATGATTCTAGTATCACTGCTCAACCCAGCTCGCCAAGCATCAAATCGAGCTCTCCGCAACCTTTTGAAGGGCAGCAAAAGTCATCTCCATTTACTGGCCAACTCGCTTCAGAGCAATCATCATTTGGTAAACCCTCTTTTGGGCAGCCATCATTTGGGCAATCATCTTCGGGACAGTCTTCTTTCGGCCAATCCTCCTACGGGCAAACTTCCTTCGGAAAATCTTCCCTTGGGCAATCTTCCTTCGGGCAGCCATCTTTTGGGCAATCTTCATTCGGGCAATCTGCATCTGAAAAGTCTACATTTGGTCAGCCTTCTTTCGGCCAGACCGCTTTTGGGAAACCTTCACTCGAACAGCCTGTAGCCGGCcagcaagcttttggaaaaccGTCTTTTGGACAACCTGCATTTGGCCAGTCCGTATTCGGGAAGTCTTCTGTCGACAGTTCGGCTACGAAACCCGCCCAATCTCTTGAATCAAAGACACCAGCGTTGGGTTCCGATCGCGAAGCAGTCTCGGGCGCCAAGGATACTTCAAGTCAGCTCACTCAAACCAAGCCATTGTTTGGTAACACAACCTTCGGGCAGTCGACACCCACGAAGCCTCTTACTGACAGTTCCATGAGCACAGCTGGTGCTGGTAGTTTTGGGAAACCAGCATTCGGGAAGCCAGCGTTTGGTTCCGGGTTTCAGTTTGGGACATCAAACCCACAAATAAATTCAGATGGTAGCAAGGATACTGCCTCTAGTCAACCTGCTTTCAAGGCCCCGGCTTTTGGGGCTCCCGCTTTCGGAACTCCAGCTTTTGGTCAAACTTCAATAGGTAGCCACGAATCTAAGCCCCAAGTCACAGGAACCGAGAATTCTACAGGGTCCGGATTTggcgctttttctgcttttgcaAAGACGGACTCAcccttttcaaagctcagTTCGGGACCATCGCCATTTATCAACAAACCTGTTGCTGATAAGCCAGAATCAAATGAGTCAGAGGGCAAAGAGACTCTAAAATCTAAGCCTGATGAATCCTCATCGATCGGAAGCGAGCATGGCTTTGGTATTCCCTCCAAAAGTCTATTCAGCAAAACAGCTATTTCCAACAGTAGCTCAGTAAACTCATCAGCTAGCAAAAGCGACTCAAAAGACAATGCTTCTTCACTGTTCTCAAACTTCAATGACAAAATAGCAGAGCACAAACAGTCCCAGAGTCCTTTCTCTCAATTCCAGAATCAACCAGTTCCTAGTGCTACTAACAATGAAGAAAGTACCAACGACGACGAAAGCcatcaagcagaagatAGTGACAGCAACTCCGACAAAGAGACTAGTACCGGAGACGATGCAAGCAGCACGGAATCGTCAGAGGACGCTCAATCTCAGCCGGAACATGATGAGCAACTTAAGCTCACTAAAGAAGGCGACTCAGGCAACAGTGAccaattttcaaaagaacaaCACTCGCTTGAACCGGGAAGCAACAAAACGGACTTCAGTTCTCTTACGGAAAGAATCAAAAAGGTTGCCAACATTGACGGGAATTCGTTTTCTGACGCATTCAGCAAGTCAATGACCGTAAAAGAGCCAGAAGCGTCGCAAACTGGTGCTTCTgcgttttcaaaattctccaaAGGCCTGCAAAAATCTCCTAAACCTGCATTTTCATTCGCGAACATTGGCAAACAGCAATCCCTCAATACCGATTCTAAATTGacaaattcttcaaacaacTTAGGGCGCTCTACCCTGGGTGAGCGCGATACGGAAAAGGATAGCAAGGTTAACCGAAAAGAATCTCAAGattccaaaaaaagtgAACATCAATCGGCTgcgaaagaagaaggaagtGAAGCAACTACCACTTTTAACAAGAGTGAAGGatcttttgatcaaaaggGTGCAAACGAGGCCGTTTTAAGAGAAGGAAAAACTCTGAGTGGCAAAGAAACCGACGAATTGGGTGAAAGTGATACCTGGAAGCCTAGCGCTGCAGTTTCGCAAAAGGAAACAACAGACGAGTATTGTTCATCTGAAGTGGATTCCAAGGAGGCCTCAAAAGAAGTCAGCGAAGAATCTCCGGTGAATTTACCCGACACAGAGTACCCTGGTAAAAGGACCGAAACAAGCACCGAGGGCGAGTCTTTTGACGACCTTGACGACTTGAAGGAAGAATTGGAGCACATCAAAACGAACACtgataaaatcaagatGCCTACTTCTAGTGAACATGCAACCGAGCCCGCTCACACGAATCCGCGCTTTGCTTTGGGAAACAGTTCAACAGAAACTTTCGATGCTAAGACTCAAACCTTTCGCCAAGTACACGACGCAGAAGTTGGAACAGAAAAGAATGCCGTCGACCACGCAGATGTCCAGgcctttgaaaatgacgaaAAATATCTTGCTCAACAGTATGCACCAAAAAAGATTGGAACCTTTTTCATAGGCGCAAAGCTTTTACAAAAGCCctctttgtcaaagaatGAAACAATGAAGAGAATAGAAGCGACGTTCAACGTTGTTAGTAGCGAACTTGAAGTGTTGGAGGGCAACCTGAAAAATATTGGCGAATTCATCAATGATCAATCTAAGAACCCATTTTCTAGAACAGCCGAAACGCTTTTCCTGAACTATACATGGCGTTTAGAAGAGGCATCAGTATTAAACTCTTTTGTTAAAGAAttatttgaagaaggaggcCCGACCTTTGCCGAGGTCTCGTCTCTTATGTGTGACGCCGAAAACCTTCGGGACAAAGACTTGGTTTCCTTAAAAAGCAACCAGTTTTCGACAAGAGAATACTTCTGTCAATTGAAAACCCTTTGTGAGCAGAATGAAACCTTTAAGCGAGGCCTGACGTTCCGCCAGACCCAATTTCAGCGAAAGCTTCGTAGTAAGATTTCAAGCGTGCAAAACCTGATTCACAACATGGGAGGTACCTTAAGGGTTCTGCAGGCTCAAGCCTCCACGGGTGATGTGAAAGAGACACCCCTCGTGAGTAGGCTAATTGAGAGCAGTTCGCGAAGAGGGGATCTTTTAGAAGCCATCCAAGCCTTGAGAAGTGAAGTTGCAGAGTTGAAGATTAGGGATCGTAGTCTAATAAAGTTCTCAGACGCAGATAGTGCTACTCGAACGGCGCCAATCAGcgagctgaagctgaaactTGACACTAAGCAGCAAATCGGGCAAGTATTGATGAACAGACTACAGAATACATAG
- a CDS encoding porin (similar to uniprot|P04840 Saccharomyces cerevisiae YNL055C POR1 Mitochondrial porin (voltage- dependent anion channel) outer membrane protein required for the maintenance of mitochondrial osmotic stability and mitochondrial membrane permeability), which produces MAPPFFSDISKDINGLLNRDFYHGTPAAVDIKTTAPNGVAFAVKGKSSPKDNAIAANVEAKVTDKATGLTLTQGWSSANALDTKIELAELTPGLKSELATTFVPGASKAAKLNLSFIQPFFTARGAFDLLKGPSFVGDLTLAHEGFVGGAEVGYDIAAAAVSRYAVALGYSAGAYSVALSINNAQLTTASFFQKVSPLLDVGAKAVLNPQAGSNVNIEFASKYTLDATSQVKAKVADSGIVALAYKQALRPGVDLGVGASFDALKLSEPVHKLGWSLSFSA; this is translated from the coding sequence ATGGCTCCCCCTTTCTTTAGCGACATTTCCAAGGACATCAACGGTCTGTTGAACCGCGACTTCTATCACGGCACCCCCGCCGCCGTGGACATCAAGACCACCGCTCCCAACGGTGTCGCGTTCGCCGTGAAGGGTAAGAGCTCACCAAAGGACAACGCCATCGCCGCCAACGTCGAGGCCAAGGTCACCGACAAGGCTACCGGTCTGACCCTGACCCAGGGCTGGTCCTCCGCCAACGCTCTGGATACCAAGATCGAGCTGGCCGAGCTGACCCCAGGCCTCAAGTCCGAGCTCGCCACCACCTTCGTGCCAGGCGCCTCCAAGGCCGCCAAGCTGAACCTCAGCTTCATCCAGCCATTCTTCACCGCCAGAGGTGCCTTCGACTTGTTGAAGGGCCCATCTTTCGTGGGTGACTTGACCCTGGCCCACGAGGGCTTTGTTGGTGGTGCCGAGGTCGGTTACGACATCGCGGCCGCCGCTGTCTCCCGTTACGCTGTCGCCCTCGGCTACTCCGCTGGCGCCTACTCCGTTGCTCTGTCCATCAACAACGCTCAATTGACCACcgcctctttcttccagaaGGTCAGCCCATTGCTCGACGTCGGTGCCAAGGCTGTTTTGAACCCACAGGCTGGCTCCAACGTCAACATCGAGTTTGCTTCCAAGTACACCTTGGACGCTACCTCCCAGGTCAAGGCAAAGGTTGCCGACTCTGGTATCGTCGCTCTGGCTTACAAGCAGGCCTTGAGACCCGGCGTCGACCTGGGTGTTGGTGCCTCTTTCGACGCTCTAAAGTTGTCTGAGCCCGTTCACAAGCTTGGCTGGTCCCTATCCTTCTCTGCTTAA